A DNA window from Bombus vancouverensis nearcticus chromosome 6, iyBomVanc1_principal, whole genome shotgun sequence contains the following coding sequences:
- the LOC143302778 gene encoding uncharacterized protein LOC143302778 — MLHHLPRSFPQHHLILRYALDTYYGCLQSSYICGHKGFRHLCCSTNSAMLPYWLLYMVFRKPRSITSFARKPSRMMITCSQGVRYLYYSTDSTTTYTTALRCPLKSLYSLLISVMR, encoded by the exons atgctgcatcacttacctagatcattcccacaacatcacctgattcttcgatatgccttggatacttactatggttgtcttcaatcgtcttatatctgtggccataaag gtttccgccatctgtgttgttcgacgaacagtgccatgcttccata ctggctgttgtacatggtgtttcgcaaaccgagatccataacctcttttgcacgtaaaccttctcgtatgatgattacttgttcacaag gtgttcgatatctgtattattcgacggacagcactacaacatacactaccgcactacgttgcccactgaaatcactttattcattgcttatttcggttatgcgctag
- the LOC143302774 gene encoding uncharacterized protein LOC143302774 translates to MAAASLSFQCLLGKHAQLRCSPITRTSSFELFCASVIDVRTMFAESFPSEVPFQTSLPKRKRDSEEPMGDSGGPIKRMRPCNKPRVSEWLEELFNIGAEAVSKLGFDDLVTFDENFFDAETVVLEREPPLVEIVDTDRCVKVRFANEIPEEVLEAHLPHHASGRKGISPVVRYWCMREFSELYPRAPCFDFDLV, encoded by the exons atggctgcagcatcattatcatttcaatgtttactgggtaaacacgcgcagctccgctgctctcccataacaaggacctcctccttcgagttgttttgc gcttcggtgatcgacgttcgaacaatgtttgcggagtcgtttccatcagaggttcctttccagacttccctg cccaagcgaaagagggattccgaagaacccatgggcgactcgggaggaccaatcaaacgcatgcggccctgtaataaaccacgagtatcagagtggttggaggaactattcaacattggtgccgaggccgtgtcgaaattgggctttgacgatttggttactttcgacgagaatttcttcgatgcagagaccgtcgtattggagagggaaccccctctggttgaaatcgttgataccgatcgttgcgtgaaagttcgttttgcgaatgaaattcccgaagaggttttggaggcacatcttcctcaccatgcttctgggagaaagggaatttcccctgttgtgcgctattggtgtatgcgtgagttcagcgaactttatcccagagctccttgcttcgattttgatttagtgtag